TAGGATCTTGCAGTAGTTCTTCGGCATAGGCAGCATCTTCGCTGGGGGTTTTGCCGCGAGGACGCGTTCCGGCGATCGGTCGGACAGTCGCAACGGTTGGCAGCTTTGGTTCTAGAGGGCGATCGGCTTTAACCATCACCTCCGGGCTAGAGCCAATGATCTGCCAATCTTGAAAGTTGAAATATGCCATGTAGGGTGAAGGATTGATCAATCGCAAGGATCGATACAATGCAAACGGATCACCGCTATAGTCTGCTGATAGCCGTTGAGAAGCAACCACCTGAAAAATATCTCCTGCCCGAATATGATCCTTTGCCCGCTCTACATTGGCGCAGAATTCTTCTTTCGTAAAGTTGCTGGTATACAAAGTTCTGTTTCGAGAGGGTTTTCCTCCCGGCGGTGTCCACTCCAGCACCGTATCCTGCCCTGAAAGAGGCAATTGCAACTTATCTAGCATTTGAGTGACTTGTTGACACGCTTGCTGATAAGCCTGCTCTAAATTAGTTTGGGGATCACGGAGATCAGCATAGGCGATCGCCCAGATCTTGCGCTGCACTTGGTCAAAAATTAGCAAATGGTCAATCTGCATCCACACACCATCAGGCAAATCTTGCTCATCTGTTGAATACACAGGCACCCGAGGTTCGATCCACTGAATGAGCTCATAGCCCCAGAAGCCAAACAGTCCGCCAATTCCAGGCGGCAACTGGGGCAACGTCACGGGGTGGTAAGACTGGAGGCAGGTTGTTAATGCCACAAACGGATCGCCTTCAAAAACTTGCGCTGAGCCATCTCGATGAGTTTGCGTGGTTTTACTGCCCCGTGCCTCTAACACCCAGACCGGGTCGCAACCCAGAAAGCTATAGCGTCCTAGCTTTTCGCCCCCTTCAATGGACTCTAGCAAAAAACTATAGGGCTGCCCCGCACAAACCTTGTACCAAGCAGAAACAGGGGTATCCAAATCAGCAACCCACTCTTGGTAAACCGGAACAAAGTTTCCTTGCTGCCCCAACGCTGAAAATTGTGCAAAATCTGGAGAAGCCATGCCATGCCCCTATCTGGAATGCACCATAGTCTACCATTCACTGCCCAAATCCTCACCTTTTTAAGTCACCCGATGGCAGGATGATTCGCCTCTGTCAAATCAGCGATTATTTATGAGTTATAAAGTGTTGTATTTCACTTAAACTGACTTGAGGACAACAAACCGTCAGCGCACTGATTGCCCACATTGGGTGAAAACACAGTGGAGTGATGGAGTCAATCAATTTAGGCTTTATTTAGCCTCGTGTTATTTAGCCTCATGATTGAAGAGAGTTGAAAACTACCCGGAATCCTAGGACGGGTCTTTGTATCAACAGTTGGAACCTGGTTCGCCCCGATCGCCTCAGAACACCCCCAAAACAATTGCGTTCATCCCTCTATGCGGGATAAGGAAATTAGAGGAACTCAAATGAGAGACTTCGTTCTAGATGCCCCTGGCTCTAATCGTTATACCTACTTTGTGGCTTATTACGGCAAAGAGTTTCATCAACAGACTGCTGTTTTGCATGTCATGCATCACTTCGATGTTTCGGTTCAAGATCTGCATGTTCAGATTCGATCGAGAATCAACGAAGTGTTAGGAGAAGAAACTCCCTCTTGCTATCACATCTTAGCTTTAGCAACTCCAGAAGCCATTCCAGCTTAGTTAGCGATCGCTGACTGATGATCAACGCCTGTTCACACCAACAAGCTCATGAAGAGGGAGGGGCGATCGCCTCTCCCCTGGATTTGTGCAGAGTTGCAGCGACCACCGTATACTGTCTGAATAGGTGGTCATAGAATTTTATGAAAAACTTGAGCCTTTTAGGGCTGGCTGGAGTTGTGGCTGGCACAGTCAGCATTACTTCGATCGCATTGGCAGAACAACCATTATTCGTTGCATATCCGGCAGATGGGTATGAAACAAATG
The Timaviella obliquedivisa GSE-PSE-MK23-08B DNA segment above includes these coding regions:
- the trpE gene encoding anthranilate synthase component I; the encoded protein is MASPDFAQFSALGQQGNFVPVYQEWVADLDTPVSAWYKVCAGQPYSFLLESIEGGEKLGRYSFLGCDPVWVLEARGSKTTQTHRDGSAQVFEGDPFVALTTCLQSYHPVTLPQLPPGIGGLFGFWGYELIQWIEPRVPVYSTDEQDLPDGVWMQIDHLLIFDQVQRKIWAIAYADLRDPQTNLEQAYQQACQQVTQMLDKLQLPLSGQDTVLEWTPPGGKPSRNRTLYTSNFTKEEFCANVERAKDHIRAGDIFQVVASQRLSADYSGDPFALYRSLRLINPSPYMAYFNFQDWQIIGSSPEVMVKADRPLEPKLPTVATVRPIAGTRPRGKTPSEDAAYAEELLQDPKEIAEHVMLVDLGRNDLGRVCINGSVIVDELMSIERYSHVMHIVSNVVGQLDPDKTAWELLKACFPAGTVSGAPKIRAMEIIHDLEPCRRGVYSGAYGYYDFEGQLNTAIAIRTMVVRSQSNGKHTVIVQAGAGLVADSEPEREYEETLSKARGMLEAIHCLDCSPE